From a single Anomaloglossus baeobatrachus isolate aAnoBae1 chromosome 4, aAnoBae1.hap1, whole genome shotgun sequence genomic region:
- the LOC142302925 gene encoding LOW QUALITY PROTEIN: olfactory receptor 6B2-like (The sequence of the model RefSeq protein was modified relative to this genomic sequence to represent the inferred CDS: inserted 2 bases in 1 codon) has translation MACTTSSLQYVGCTSVTLKFRIRRHLSDVGRNVTVNKEFFLLGFQASKHLRVLQFCLFLLVYCGTICGNLLIIILVSTTKNLQTPMYIFISQLSIGDILLTTDIVPKMLQILLYNGGTITFTDCITQMYIFGASEAFECLLLTVMSYVRYVAICNPLRYAAIMTKTCCVKLAVISWVFGFSLTLVESIRTGMLTFCGPNIIDHYFCDTTALLDITCSDTSTVHLEMTLIGTPLIMIPTIVIIISYAKIIAAILRIPSSTGRQKAFSTCSSHLTVVSIFYWXIFSVYIFPTQEQTMNTSKLLSLLYTVFTPFINPIIYSLRNNNISEAVKKILK, from the exons GGAAGAAATGTGACTGTCAACAAAGAATTTTTCCTCTTAGGATTTCAAGCTAGTAAACATTTAAGAGTTTTACAATTTTGTCTTTTTCTGTTGGTTTATTGTGGGACAATATGTGGAAACCTTCTGATCATCATCCTGGTGTCTACAACCAAGAACCTCCAGACTCCAATGTACATCTTCATCTCACAACTGTCCATCGGAGACATCTTGTTGACCACAGATATTGTCCCCAAGATGCTTCAGATCCTTCTGTATAATGGGGGGACCATTACTTTTACTGACTGTATAACCCAAATGTATATCTTTGGTGCCTCAGAAGCATTTGAATGTCTTCTCCTCACAGTGATGTCTTATGTCAGGTACGTGGCCATCTGTAATCCCCTCCGTTATGCTGCTATAATGACAAAGACTTGTTGTGTAAAGCTGGCCGTCATTTCTTGGGTATTTGGGTTTTCCCTTACATTGGTTGAATCTATCAGGACAGGAATGCTAACATTTTGTGGTCCCAATATCATTGACCATTATTTCTGTGACACGACTGCTCTGCTGGACATCACCTGCTCCGATACTTCCACTGTTCACCTTGAAATGACATTGATAGGTACTCCTTTAATAATGATCCCAACCATAGTAATAATCATATCATATGCCAAGATTATTGCTGCTATATTAAGGATCCCATCCAGCACCGGCAGacagaaagccttctccacctgcagctcccacctcaccGTGGTCTCCATATTCTACTG AATATTCAGTGTTTATATTTTCCCAACACAAGAGCAAACCATGAATACGAGTAAACTCCTATCCCTGCTATATACAGTGTTCACTCCTTTCATCAACCCCATTATATACAGTCTAAGGAATAACAATATAAGTGAGgctgtaaaaaaaatattaaaataa